The Amaranthus tricolor cultivar Red isolate AtriRed21 chromosome 6, ASM2621246v1, whole genome shotgun sequence genome has a segment encoding these proteins:
- the LOC130814806 gene encoding oxysterol-binding protein-related protein 4B-like produces MVQEMVKENKREIILTSPLSIEEQSNNGYKPPNILRMVLSLFNNIRPGADLTRFQLPPLFNLPKSYLQCYGESVYCMKKDMLSKCALGETAVDRMIAVVAWNISALRPLMFGVAPYNPILGETHHASRGTLNVLLEQVSHHPPVTALHATDETTNIELIWCQHAVPKFQGASIETVVHGKRILKVGQKGEKYVMNSPKLLIRLLPKPGVDWVGNVKISCQESGLEAELSYKTVSFLGFGGGNRSVKGRIIHSSDSSKTLYEIFGQWDRIVRIKDIVNEKTKVLYNAKDVISSLPTASLKDPQGVWESESALVWAEVSKGIVNKDWDKAREAKKTVEEKEREFRKQRESKEEKWIPKHFDLTYSQEIGWECSPKQKVVPPAPIIFPS; encoded by the exons ATG GTTCAAGAAATGGTAAAAGAGAACAAGAGAGAGATCATATTGACAAGCCCACTCTCAATAGAGGAGCAATCAAACAATGGTTACAAGCCTCCCAACATTCTACGTATGGTTTTAAGTCTTTTCAACAACATTAGACCCGGAGCTGATCTTACTCGTTTTCAG TTACCTCCCTTGTTCAACTTGCCGAAATCATACCTACAATGTTACGGAGAATCAGTGTATTGTATGAAAAAGGACATGCTAAGCAAATGTGCCCTCGGAGAAACGGCGGTTGATCGGATGATCGCGGTGGTTGCTTGGAATATATCGGCTCTTAGGCCGTTGATGTTTGGTGTTGCTCCATACAACCCTATTCTTGGTGAAACTCATCATGCATCTAGGGGAACCCTCAACGTCTTACTTGAACAG GTTTCACATCACCCGCCAGTAACAGCATTGCATGCAACTGATGAGACTACCAACATCGAACTCATTTGGTGCCAACATGCTGTTCCCAAGTTTCAAG GGGCCAGCATAGAAACCGTGGTGCATGGGAAGAGGATACTAAAAGTAGGacaaaaaggagaaaaatatgTGATGAACTCCCCAAAATTGTTGATAAGATTATTGCCAAAGCCAGGTGTTGATTGGGTTGGGAATGTGAAAATAAGTTGCCAAGAATCAGGACTTGAAGCAGAATTATCCTACAAAACTGTTTCCTTTTTGGGATTTGGAGGTGGCAACAGATCTGTTAAAGGAAGAATCATTCATTCATCTGATTCTTCCAAGACATTGTATGAAATCTTTGGTCAATGGGACAG GATTGTAAGAATAAAAGACATCgtgaatgaaaaaacaaaagttTTATATAATGCCAAAGATGTCATTTCCTCACTCCCAACCGCGTCTCTTAAGGATCCTCAG GGAGTGTGGGAAAGTGAATCAGCATTAGTATGGGCGGAGGTAAGTAAAGGGATTGTAAACAAAGATTGGGATAAAGCAAGAGAAGCCAAAAAAACAGTAGAAGAAAAGGAAAGAGAATTTCGAAAACAAAGGGAATCAAAAGAAGAGAAATGGATTCCCAAACATTTTGACTTAACATATAGTCAAGAAATTGGTTGGGAATGTTCACCGAAACAAAAGGTTGTCCCACCAGCTCCAATCATATTCCcaagttaa